The following are encoded in a window of Cervus canadensis isolate Bull #8, Minnesota chromosome 11, ASM1932006v1, whole genome shotgun sequence genomic DNA:
- the MPZL2 gene encoding myelin protein zero-like protein 2, which yields MYGQSPTRAVLFLLGVQLTALWPVAAVEIYTPRVLEAVNGTDVRLKCTFSSFAPVGDALTVTWNFRPRDGGPEQFVFYYHVDPFKPMSGRFKDRVVWDGNPERYDVSILLWKLQFDDNGTYTCQVKNPPDVDGLIGEIQLSVVQTVRFSEIHFLALAIGSACALMVIIVIVVVLFQHFRKKRRAERAHKVVEIKPKEEEKLNQEKKASVSLEYTD from the exons ATGTATGGCCAGAGCCCTACGCGTGCTGTGCTTTTTCTCCTTGGCGTACAGCTCACAG CTCTTTGGCCAGTAGCAGCTGTGGAAATTTACACTCCCCGGGTGCTGGAGGCTGTCAATGGGACAGATGTCCGGTTAAAATGCACTTTCTCCAGCTTTGCCCCAGTGGGTGATGCTCTCACGGTGACCTGGAATTTCCGTCCTCGAGATGGGGGCCCTGAGCAGTTT GTTTTCTACTACCATGTGGATCCCTTCAAACCCATGAGTGGGCGTTTCAAGGACCGAGTGGTCTGGGATGGGAACCCTGAGCGGTATGATGTCTCCATCCTCCTCTGGAAGCTGCAGTTTGATGACAATGGGACATACACCTGTcaggtgaagaacccacctgatGTTGATGGACTGATCGGGGAGATCCAGCTCAGCGTCGTGCAGACTG TTCGCTTCTCTGAGATCCACTTCCTGGCTCTGGCCATCGGCTCCGCCTGTGCACTGATGGTCATAATAGTAATTGTGGTGGTCCTCTTCCAGCATTTCCGGAAAAAGCGACGGGCTGAAAGAGCTCATAAAGTGGTGGAGATAAAACC